A stretch of bacterium DNA encodes these proteins:
- a CDS encoding homoserine dehydrogenase, which translates to MKKIRIGLIGWGTVGTGVLKILRKNGGLISERLGAELEVARIADTDLSRPRKIRVRRSLLTADAAEVVADPSIDVVVELIGGLEPAGSYILGALKAGKYVVTANKAVLARRGRSIFRAAASSSREVFFEASVGGAIPVVKGLREGLAANRITSILGIVNGTTNYILSRMTDEGLSMDAALDEARVLGYAEPDPSLDLAGLDSAHKLVILASLAFGAWLDYRKVLVEGIGGVTSEDILYTGELGYTVKLLAIAKDGPAGIEMRVHPTLIPRHHLLASVSGVLNAVYLDGDFSGQSMFYGQGAGEGPAASAVVADLIEAGRMILGKAVPSAGVPLGRRLPRLLPVGDIECSHYLRLQAVDRPGVLARIASILAARGIGIASVIQRGRREKGAVPVIIMTHRALEARMNSALKEIKALSVIKEPPVRIRVER; encoded by the coding sequence ATGAAAAAGATCCGCATAGGCCTGATCGGGTGGGGCACCGTGGGGACGGGAGTCCTGAAGATTCTCCGGAAGAACGGCGGTCTGATATCGGAGCGCCTGGGAGCGGAACTCGAAGTGGCCCGCATCGCCGATACCGATCTTTCCCGACCCCGGAAGATCAGGGTGCGCCGGTCGCTGCTGACCGCCGATGCCGCCGAGGTCGTCGCCGATCCTTCCATCGACGTGGTCGTGGAGCTGATCGGGGGGTTGGAACCCGCCGGCAGCTACATCCTCGGCGCTCTCAAGGCCGGGAAGTACGTGGTCACCGCCAACAAGGCGGTACTGGCCCGCCGGGGCCGCTCCATCTTCCGCGCCGCCGCCTCTTCCTCACGTGAAGTGTTCTTCGAAGCCAGCGTCGGCGGGGCCATCCCCGTCGTCAAGGGGCTGCGGGAGGGGCTGGCGGCCAATCGGATCACCTCCATACTGGGGATCGTCAACGGCACCACCAATTACATCCTGAGCCGGATGACCGACGAGGGTCTTTCCATGGACGCGGCCCTGGACGAAGCCCGCGTCCTGGGGTACGCCGAGCCCGACCCCAGCCTCGACCTGGCCGGGCTGGATTCGGCCCATAAACTGGTGATCCTGGCTTCTCTGGCGTTCGGCGCCTGGCTCGATTACCGCAAAGTTCTGGTGGAAGGAATCGGAGGGGTGACTTCCGAGGACATCCTCTACACCGGGGAACTGGGATATACCGTCAAGCTTCTGGCCATCGCCAAGGACGGCCCCGCCGGGATCGAGATGAGGGTCCACCCGACCCTGATCCCCCGTCACCACCTCCTGGCCTCGGTCAGCGGGGTGCTCAACGCCGTTTACCTCGACGGGGACTTCAGCGGGCAGAGCATGTTTTACGGCCAGGGGGCGGGAGAAGGCCCCGCCGCCTCGGCGGTGGTGGCCGATCTGATCGAAGCCGGCAGGATGATCTTGGGGAAGGCGGTCCCGTCGGCCGGAGTGCCCCTCGGGCGCCGCCTCCCCCGCCTTCTCCCGGTCGGCGACATCGAATGTTCCCACTACCTCCGGCTCCAGGCCGTGGACCGGCCGGGGGTGCTGGCCCGGATCGCCAGCATTTTAGCCGCCCGTGGGATCGGCATCGCCTCCGTGATTCAACGAGGTCGCCGGGAAAAGGGAGCGGTGCCCGTCATCATCATGACCCACCGGGCCCTCGAAGCCAGGATGAATTCGGCGCTCAAGGAGATCAAGGCGCTCTCGGTCATCAAGGAACCGCCGGTCCGGATCAGGGTCGAACGCTGA
- a CDS encoding valine--tRNA ligase: MPVTDRDWPSRYEAAEVEERIYGEWMEHGCFSPRGEGKPYVIVIPPPNVTGILTMGHVLNNTLQDILIRWQRMKGRRALWIPGTDHAGIATQNVVEKALRSENLDRHGLGREAFVAKVWEWKERYGGTIIRQLKKLGASCDWSRERFTLDDGLSRAVREVFVRLYEQGLIYRGPYLVNWCPRCHTALSDEEVDHVELDGSLWHIRYPLADGEGAITVATTRPETMLGDTAVAVHPADERFRGLVGRTLILPLTGRTIPVIADPAVDPAFGTGAVKVTPAHDPNDFEMGNRHGLEKLVVMDTSGVMNREAGRFAGLSRRECRSRVAAALEEEGFLEKVVPHRHAVGHCYRCATVIEPYLSVQWFVKMKPLAVPALEAVLDGRIEFFPQRWVKVYQHWMENIRDWCISRQLWWGHRIPAWYRGEELYVGREAPEGDGWVQDEDVLDTWFSSWLWPFSTLGWPDATPDLEEFYPTSTLVTAPDIIFFWVARMIVAGLKFRGQVPFGQVYFTGIIRDTEGRKMSKSLGNSPDPLDVIAEYGADALRFTIARLSPVGQDVYYSNEMCELGRNFANKIWNAARFVMTNIEGEPAVDPVPGAPGLGLDERAILDRLERTSAEVDEALERFQFNTAALSLYDFFWHHFCDRYLEAAKHTLSAAPPSAAALTRGTLRRVLTRVMGLLHPFMPFISEEIWEKTGNTKFLANGPWPFSDESFIDPAAAAAAEFKHATVTAARNLKALYDLPANREVEIVAVPDSPEREAILKVEAGSIAALIRHARLRVDSGFVPEGPTPSGLVEGSAVFMPLTGLVDPEQERARFQKKLEKALEELERVRSRLANPRFGERAPVEVRERTAARRDELEDEVGRLREILAGLGG; this comes from the coding sequence ATGCCGGTGACTGACCGCGACTGGCCGAGCCGTTACGAAGCCGCGGAGGTGGAGGAGCGGATTTACGGGGAATGGATGGAGCACGGGTGTTTTTCGCCCCGGGGCGAGGGCAAGCCCTACGTCATCGTCATCCCTCCGCCCAACGTCACCGGAATTCTGACCATGGGGCATGTCCTCAACAACACCCTCCAGGACATCCTCATCCGCTGGCAGCGGATGAAAGGCCGCCGGGCGCTGTGGATCCCCGGCACCGACCACGCCGGCATCGCCACGCAGAACGTGGTGGAGAAGGCCCTCCGATCCGAGAACCTCGACCGCCACGGCCTGGGGAGGGAGGCGTTCGTCGCCAAGGTCTGGGAATGGAAAGAGCGCTACGGGGGAACCATCATCCGGCAGCTCAAGAAACTGGGCGCTTCCTGCGATTGGTCCCGGGAACGGTTCACCCTCGACGACGGGCTCAGCCGGGCCGTCCGGGAAGTTTTCGTGCGCCTCTACGAGCAGGGCCTGATCTACCGGGGGCCTTACCTGGTCAACTGGTGCCCCCGCTGCCATACCGCTCTTTCCGACGAGGAAGTGGACCATGTCGAACTGGACGGCTCGCTCTGGCATATCCGCTATCCCCTGGCGGACGGGGAGGGGGCGATCACCGTGGCCACCACCCGTCCCGAAACCATGCTCGGCGACACCGCGGTGGCCGTACATCCGGCGGACGAGCGTTTCCGCGGCCTTGTCGGCCGGACGCTGATCCTTCCCCTGACCGGGAGAACGATTCCGGTGATCGCCGATCCCGCGGTCGACCCCGCCTTCGGCACCGGAGCGGTCAAGGTCACGCCCGCCCACGACCCCAACGATTTCGAGATGGGGAACCGGCATGGGTTGGAGAAGTTGGTGGTAATGGACACCTCGGGGGTCATGAACCGGGAGGCGGGAAGGTTCGCGGGCCTGTCCCGCCGGGAATGCCGAAGCCGGGTGGCGGCGGCGCTGGAAGAAGAAGGGTTCCTGGAGAAAGTCGTCCCCCATCGCCACGCGGTCGGCCACTGCTACCGGTGCGCGACCGTCATCGAACCCTACCTCTCGGTGCAGTGGTTCGTGAAGATGAAACCCCTGGCCGTCCCCGCGCTGGAAGCCGTGCTCGACGGCCGCATCGAGTTTTTCCCCCAGCGCTGGGTCAAGGTCTACCAGCACTGGATGGAAAACATCAGGGACTGGTGCATCTCCCGGCAGCTCTGGTGGGGGCATCGGATACCGGCCTGGTACCGGGGGGAAGAACTCTACGTGGGGCGGGAAGCCCCCGAGGGAGACGGCTGGGTCCAGGACGAGGACGTCCTCGACACCTGGTTTTCGAGCTGGCTCTGGCCGTTTTCCACGCTGGGCTGGCCGGACGCGACCCCGGATCTGGAGGAATTTTACCCGACCAGCACCCTGGTGACCGCTCCCGACATCATCTTTTTCTGGGTGGCGAGAATGATCGTGGCCGGCCTCAAGTTCCGGGGGCAGGTCCCCTTCGGCCAAGTCTATTTTACCGGCATCATCCGGGATACTGAAGGGCGGAAGATGTCCAAGAGCCTGGGCAACTCCCCCGATCCCCTCGACGTCATCGCCGAGTACGGCGCCGACGCCCTGCGCTTCACCATCGCCCGCCTGTCTCCGGTGGGACAGGACGTATATTACTCCAACGAGATGTGCGAACTCGGGCGCAACTTCGCCAATAAAATCTGGAACGCCGCCCGGTTCGTCATGACCAACATCGAAGGTGAACCCGCCGTCGACCCGGTCCCCGGCGCGCCCGGCCTGGGCCTGGACGAACGGGCCATCCTCGACAGGCTGGAACGGACCTCGGCGGAAGTGGATGAAGCGCTGGAGCGCTTTCAGTTCAACACGGCCGCGCTGAGTCTCTACGACTTTTTCTGGCATCATTTCTGCGACCGTTACCTGGAAGCGGCGAAGCACACGCTGAGCGCCGCTCCGCCGTCGGCGGCGGCCCTGACCCGCGGCACCCTGCGGCGGGTGCTGACCCGGGTCATGGGGCTTCTCCACCCCTTCATGCCCTTCATCAGCGAAGAGATCTGGGAAAAAACCGGGAACACGAAATTTCTGGCGAACGGCCCCTGGCCGTTTTCCGACGAATCCTTCATCGATCCCGCGGCCGCCGCCGCCGCCGAATTCAAGCACGCGACGGTCACCGCCGCCCGCAACCTCAAGGCCCTGTACGACCTCCCCGCGAACCGCGAGGTGGAGATCGTGGCGGTCCCCGACTCCCCCGAACGGGAAGCGATACTGAAGGTCGAGGCCGGGAGCATCGCCGCCCTGATCCGGCACGCCCGGCTTCGAGTCGATTCCGGGTTCGTTCCGGAAGGCCCCACGCCTTCGGGCCTGGTGGAAGGGAGCGCCGTCTTCATGCCCCTGACCGGCTTGGTCGATCCGGAGCAGGAACGGGCCCGCTTCCAGAAAAAACTGGAGAAGGCGCTCGAGGAACTGGAGCGGGTACGCTCCCGCCTCGCCAATCCCCGGTTCGGCGAACGGGCTCCCGTTGAAGTCAGGGAGCGCACCGCCGCCCGCCGGGATGAACTGGAGGACGAGGTCGGCCGGCTTCGAGAAATCCTGGCCGGTCTCGGGGGATAG
- a CDS encoding outer membrane beta-barrel protein encodes MMTRYMAIASLIAVGLAGTGSAGEFRIGAHAAYLNPKASEFDGQIGFGGSLKYKFNDFLGIEIGTDYFQWSIDELVDMPYSLPDSTVYYNEKDKVMPLYFQCLVYSGPLEKYARAYLGVGGGYYYIDADIEGSYNVVDPGSGAVYPVSVTGDVTGQYSLHVSGGVDFMLSQYIYLNVEARYVFTRIDREQTHSNPDLGTITVKEDDTDFWNWQVRAGLEYRF; translated from the coding sequence ATGATGACGAGATACATGGCCATAGCTTCTTTGATAGCGGTCGGCCTGGCCGGAACCGGTTCCGCCGGCGAATTCCGGATCGGCGCCCACGCCGCTTACCTTAACCCCAAGGCCAGCGAGTTCGACGGCCAGATCGGTTTCGGCGGGTCGCTCAAATATAAGTTCAACGATTTCCTCGGAATCGAAATCGGAACCGATTACTTCCAGTGGTCGATCGACGAACTGGTGGACATGCCCTACTCTCTTCCCGATTCCACGGTCTATTACAACGAAAAAGACAAGGTCATGCCCCTCTACTTCCAGTGCCTGGTCTACTCCGGCCCCCTGGAAAAATATGCCCGGGCCTACCTCGGAGTCGGCGGAGGATACTACTACATCGACGCCGATATCGAGGGCAGCTACAACGTGGTCGATCCCGGCAGCGGGGCCGTCTATCCCGTCAGCGTTACCGGCGACGTCACCGGGCAATACTCCCTCCACGTTTCGGGAGGGGTCGATTTCATGCTCAGCCAGTACATCTACCTCAACGTCGAAGCCCGATACGTCTTCACCCGGATCGACCGGGAACAAACCCACTCCAACCCCGACCTGGGAACGATCACGGTCAAGGAAGACGATACCGACTTCTGGAACTGGCAGGTCCGGGCGGGGCTGGAATACCGGTTCTGA
- a CDS encoding cofactor-independent phosphoglycerate mutase, with the protein MKTVVILGDGMADHPVAALEGKTALEAARIPNMDRLAREGAGGFLRTVPPGFSPGSDVANLSILGYNPASSYTGRGPLEAASLGVELQPDEVAFRCNLVTAAKDRLADYSAGHISSEEAGVIVDLLEARLGGRGIQFHAGVGYRQLAVVKEDLLEGGRGKLTTTPPHDIVGEPFHPHLPRGRGGGFLQDLIRKSLVILKNIEINEIRIDLGENPANMIWLWGEGKTPSIAHFEERFGLRGALISAVDLLNGIAVYAGLDRIAVPGATGYLDTDYGAKGAYAVRALEGFDVVFVHIEAPDEASHAGNVGEKIRAIEAIDEKVVGPLLAAAEAGGNVRILLLPDHLTPVEIKTHVEDPVPFAVWGPGIAPDAMASYGETEARRGRFGLRIGHKLLPLLLEREKL; encoded by the coding sequence ATGAAGACCGTGGTCATACTCGGCGACGGCATGGCCGACCACCCGGTCGCGGCCCTGGAAGGGAAAACGGCCCTGGAAGCGGCCCGGATTCCGAATATGGACCGCCTGGCGAGGGAAGGCGCCGGAGGGTTCCTGCGCACCGTCCCCCCCGGGTTTTCTCCGGGAAGCGACGTGGCCAACCTCTCCATTCTCGGCTATAACCCGGCTTCGTCCTATACCGGCCGCGGTCCCCTGGAAGCCGCCAGCCTGGGCGTCGAGCTCCAGCCGGACGAAGTCGCCTTCCGCTGCAACCTGGTGACCGCGGCCAAGGACCGTCTGGCCGATTACAGCGCCGGGCACATATCCTCCGAGGAAGCCGGGGTGATCGTCGACCTGCTGGAAGCGCGGTTGGGGGGCCGGGGGATCCAGTTCCACGCCGGGGTGGGGTACCGTCAGCTGGCGGTGGTCAAGGAGGACCTGCTCGAGGGGGGGCGCGGGAAACTGACGACGACTCCTCCTCACGATATCGTCGGGGAGCCGTTTCATCCCCATCTCCCCCGGGGCAGGGGCGGCGGGTTTCTCCAGGACCTGATCCGGAAATCGCTGGTCATTCTCAAGAATATCGAGATCAACGAGATCAGGATCGATCTGGGAGAAAACCCGGCCAATATGATCTGGCTCTGGGGGGAGGGGAAAACCCCCTCCATCGCCCACTTCGAGGAACGCTTCGGCCTCCGGGGCGCCCTGATTTCGGCCGTGGATCTGCTCAACGGCATCGCTGTCTACGCCGGTCTCGACCGGATCGCGGTTCCGGGAGCGACGGGCTACCTCGACACCGACTACGGAGCCAAGGGAGCTTACGCGGTGAGGGCGTTGGAGGGCTTCGACGTCGTTTTCGTCCATATCGAAGCTCCGGACGAAGCCTCCCACGCCGGAAACGTCGGGGAAAAGATCAGGGCCATCGAGGCGATCGACGAAAAAGTAGTGGGGCCGCTTTTGGCGGCGGCCGAGGCCGGGGGGAACGTCCGTATCCTCCTCCTCCCCGATCACCTCACTCCGGTCGAGATCAAGACCCACGTCGAGGACCCGGTTCCCTTCGCGGTGTGGGGGCCCGGAATCGCTCCCGACGCCATGGCTTCATACGGAGAAACCGAAGCGCGCCGCGGCCGCTTCGGCCTGAGAATCGGCCATAAACTGCTTCCCCTTTTACTGGAACGGGAGAAACTATAA
- a CDS encoding aspartate kinase gives MGIVVQKFGGSSVGDIEKIKNVARRVAAKQSAGCRMVVVVSAMGDTTDELIDLAHRISPDPSDREMDQLISTGEQISSALLAMALHSRGVGAISLTGDQVGIVTDESHTRARIDAIAPGKIEEELERGNVVVVAGFQGVNARNDITTLGRGGSDTTAVALAAALKAEACEIFTDVDGVYTSDPRVVPAARKLERISYEEMLEMASLGAKVIQNRAVEFAEKFHVVLHIRSTFTEDEGTIVAEEVDEMSMEAVVIRGVTLNKEESKLTITRVPDRPGVAARIFKAIADAGINVDMIIQNVSEDGFTDVSFTVPKADTVRSREILKTLSTEIGAGSIRVHEDIAKVSVVGVGMKSHPGVAATMFETFAANGINIMMISTSEIKISCVVEAKDGDRAARVVHAAFGLDAQT, from the coding sequence ATGGGCATCGTAGTACAGAAATTCGGCGGGAGTTCGGTCGGCGACATCGAAAAAATCAAAAATGTCGCCCGCCGGGTCGCCGCCAAGCAGAGCGCCGGCTGCCGGATGGTGGTGGTGGTTTCGGCGATGGGAGACACCACCGATGAATTGATCGACCTGGCCCACCGGATCAGCCCCGATCCCTCGGACCGGGAAATGGACCAGTTGATATCCACCGGGGAGCAGATTTCATCGGCCCTGCTGGCCATGGCCCTGCATTCCCGCGGGGTGGGAGCCATTTCGCTCACCGGCGACCAGGTCGGCATCGTCACCGACGAGAGCCACACCCGGGCGCGGATCGACGCCATCGCTCCGGGAAAGATAGAGGAGGAGCTGGAGCGGGGGAACGTGGTCGTGGTGGCGGGCTTTCAGGGCGTCAACGCCCGCAACGATATCACCACGTTGGGCCGGGGCGGGTCCGATACCACCGCCGTGGCCCTGGCCGCGGCCCTGAAAGCGGAAGCCTGCGAAATCTTTACCGACGTCGACGGCGTCTACACATCGGACCCCCGGGTGGTCCCCGCGGCCAGGAAGCTGGAGCGCATCAGCTACGAAGAGATGTTGGAGATGGCCAGCCTGGGCGCCAAGGTGATCCAGAACCGGGCGGTCGAATTCGCGGAAAAGTTCCACGTGGTGCTTCATATCCGCTCCACCTTCACCGAAGACGAGGGAACGATAGTCGCCGAGGAGGTTGATGAAATGTCGATGGAAGCAGTAGTCATCCGGGGTGTGACCCTGAACAAGGAGGAATCCAAGCTGACCATAACCCGGGTTCCCGACCGGCCCGGGGTCGCCGCCCGGATATTCAAGGCGATCGCTGACGCCGGAATCAACGTGGACATGATCATCCAGAACGTCAGCGAAGACGGGTTCACCGACGTCTCTTTCACCGTTCCCAAGGCCGACACCGTCCGTTCCCGGGAAATACTGAAGACGCTTTCCACCGAGATCGGCGCCGGAAGCATCCGCGTGCACGAAGATATCGCCAAGGTTTCGGTGGTGGGAGTGGGGATGAAGAGCCATCCCGGAGTGGCGGCAACCATGTTCGAGACCTTCGCCGCCAACGGTATCAACATCATGATGATCAGCACGTCGGAGATCAAAATCTCCTGCGTGGTGGAAGCAAAGGACGGCGATCGGGCCGCCCGGGTGGTTCATGCCGCTTTCGGGCTGGACGCGCAGACGTGA
- the cimA gene encoding citramalate synthase, with product MERVLIYDTTLRDGTQAEGVSFSLPDKIRIAEELARLGFDYVEGGWPGSNPKDMAFFREVSKIDLGRTRAVAFGSTRRAGVAAEAEENVLGLLEAGTPAVAVFGKSWLLHVSDVLRVSPGENLELVRDTVAFLKERGREVIFDAEHFFDGYKDDPGYASAVLAAAAESGADFLVLCDTNGGSLPHEVEEATRRVASAFAVPLGIHAHNDSGLAVANSLAAVRAGAVMVQGTMNGYGERCGNADLCAIIPNLKLKMGIDCISDRQLRRLEEASRFVDTLANLRPYPRAPFVGAAAFAHKGGMHVDAVRKNPRTFEHIDPALVGNSRRILVSELSGKSNVILKAVEFGVNLEKDTPETRKILDELKRLGSDGYEFEGADASFRILIQKALRRHRDFFKLEGFRVSVEKRGPGEDPIAEATIKVRVKDQIEHTAAEGDGPVDALNNALRKALLPFFPSIGSSTLTDYKVRVLASDAGTAAPVRVLIETTDGKDIWGTVGVSENIIEASWQALVDSIDYSLIRREEKREKDGHDAGD from the coding sequence ATGGAACGGGTGTTGATTTACGACACGACCCTGCGGGACGGGACCCAGGCGGAAGGAGTCAGTTTCTCCCTGCCCGACAAGATCCGGATCGCCGAGGAACTGGCCCGGCTCGGTTTCGATTACGTCGAAGGCGGCTGGCCGGGCTCCAATCCCAAGGACATGGCCTTCTTCCGGGAGGTCTCCAAGATCGACCTGGGCCGGACCCGGGCCGTGGCTTTCGGCAGCACCCGCCGGGCCGGGGTCGCGGCCGAGGCGGAAGAAAACGTTCTCGGCCTCCTGGAGGCGGGAACCCCGGCGGTGGCGGTTTTCGGTAAATCCTGGCTGCTGCACGTCAGCGATGTCCTCCGGGTCAGCCCCGGCGAGAATTTGGAGCTGGTCCGGGATACGGTGGCTTTTCTCAAGGAGCGCGGCCGCGAAGTGATCTTCGACGCCGAGCATTTCTTCGACGGCTACAAGGACGACCCCGGGTACGCCTCGGCGGTCTTGGCGGCGGCGGCGGAATCCGGAGCCGATTTTCTGGTCCTGTGCGACACCAACGGAGGGTCTCTCCCCCACGAGGTAGAGGAAGCGACCCGCCGCGTCGCCTCCGCCTTCGCCGTTCCCCTGGGCATACACGCCCACAACGATTCCGGCCTGGCCGTGGCCAATTCGCTGGCCGCGGTTCGAGCCGGTGCGGTCATGGTCCAGGGGACCATGAACGGTTACGGGGAACGGTGCGGGAACGCCGATCTCTGCGCCATCATCCCCAACCTCAAGTTGAAGATGGGGATAGACTGCATTTCCGACCGGCAGCTGAGACGCCTGGAGGAGGCTTCGCGCTTCGTCGACACCCTGGCCAATCTCCGCCCGTATCCCCGGGCTCCCTTCGTCGGGGCGGCCGCGTTCGCCCACAAGGGGGGAATGCACGTCGACGCCGTGCGTAAGAATCCGCGGACGTTCGAACACATCGACCCCGCTCTGGTCGGAAACAGCCGCCGGATCCTGGTCAGCGAGCTTTCGGGAAAAAGCAACGTGATCCTGAAAGCGGTCGAATTCGGCGTCAACCTGGAAAAAGACACTCCCGAGACCAGGAAGATACTGGACGAACTCAAGCGCCTGGGAAGCGACGGATACGAGTTCGAGGGAGCCGACGCCTCCTTCCGCATCCTCATCCAGAAAGCGCTGCGCCGCCACCGGGATTTCTTCAAGCTGGAGGGGTTCCGCGTTTCCGTGGAAAAACGGGGTCCCGGGGAGGACCCGATCGCCGAAGCCACCATCAAGGTCCGGGTCAAGGACCAGATCGAGCACACGGCCGCCGAAGGCGACGGTCCGGTCGACGCCCTCAACAACGCCCTGCGCAAGGCGCTGCTGCCCTTCTTTCCCTCGATCGGATCGTCGACCCTGACCGACTACAAGGTCAGAGTGCTGGCTTCCGACGCCGGCACCGCCGCGCCCGTGCGCGTTCTCATCGAAACCACCGACGGCAAGGACATCTGGGGCACCGTGGGCGTCTCCGAGAACATCATCGAGGCCAGTTGGCAAGCCCTGGTGGACAGCATCGACTATTCCCTCATCCGCCGTGAGGAAAAACGGGAGAAGGACGGGCACGATGCCGGTGACTGA
- the plsY gene encoding glycerol-3-phosphate 1-O-acyltransferase PlsY, with protein sequence MTVLYMLLCIVVSYLLGAVPSGYLLAYRLRGIDIRREGSGNIGFANVLRTAGSLAGVLTLVLDAGKGFFAVRVAAWWCAHWAGADPALTGLFQIAAFSAVAAGNVCSVFLGFRGGKGIATCAGALLALDWEVFGASLCIWLAVVWISRYISLGSIVAAVSLPLLMYLFRRPVPLVVFMTVLAAVVVAKHAGNIKRLLAGTENRLGRRPRGNLSRLLRRYQRGHRRVAVVGDGGWGTALALLLARKGEQVVLWGAFPDYIDQMQRTRENVRYLPGMAIPETVVLTSDLRQALRGADAVIMAVPSRYMRKVCRAVREHLPRRAIVLSAAKGLEPKSLKRMSVVLAETLATRRVGVISGPSHAEEVARGLPTTVVVASDDHDVAFQAQAILMEDNFRVYSHDDVIGVELGGVLKNVIAIAAGISDGSGLGDNAKAALLTRGMVEIARLSRAMGGKVETSWGLSGIGDLIATSFSEFGRNLRLGRMVGRGVSVEAALASTEMVVEGVGASRAVRALAAKVGVEMPITEQVYLVLHEGKNPQEAVRDLMTRAPRTE encoded by the coding sequence ATGACCGTCTTGTACATGCTGCTTTGCATCGTCGTCTCCTATCTTCTGGGGGCGGTCCCCAGCGGTTACCTCCTCGCCTACCGCCTCCGGGGAATCGATATCCGCCGGGAGGGGAGCGGGAACATCGGGTTCGCCAACGTCCTCCGGACCGCCGGCAGCCTGGCCGGGGTCCTCACCCTGGTGCTCGACGCCGGCAAGGGATTTTTCGCCGTGAGGGTGGCGGCGTGGTGGTGCGCGCACTGGGCGGGCGCCGATCCGGCGTTGACGGGGTTGTTCCAGATCGCGGCGTTTTCGGCGGTGGCGGCCGGGAACGTCTGTTCGGTTTTTCTGGGGTTCAGGGGAGGAAAGGGGATCGCCACCTGCGCCGGCGCCCTGCTCGCCCTGGATTGGGAAGTGTTCGGCGCCAGTCTCTGCATCTGGCTGGCGGTGGTCTGGATCTCCCGCTACATATCCCTGGGGTCGATCGTCGCCGCGGTATCCCTGCCTCTGCTCATGTATCTCTTCCGGCGTCCCGTTCCCCTGGTGGTGTTCATGACGGTTCTGGCGGCGGTGGTCGTGGCCAAGCACGCCGGCAACATCAAACGGCTTCTGGCCGGCACCGAAAACCGGCTCGGCCGCCGGCCCCGCGGAAACCTCTCCCGGCTGCTGCGCAGGTACCAGCGGGGCCATCGCCGGGTGGCGGTGGTCGGAGACGGCGGTTGGGGGACCGCGCTGGCCCTGCTTCTCGCCCGCAAGGGGGAGCAGGTGGTCCTCTGGGGCGCCTTCCCCGACTATATCGACCAGATGCAGCGGACTCGGGAGAACGTCCGCTACCTCCCGGGCATGGCTATCCCCGAAACCGTCGTTCTGACCTCCGATCTCCGGCAGGCCCTCCGCGGCGCCGACGCCGTGATCATGGCCGTTCCCTCCCGGTACATGAGGAAAGTATGCCGGGCGGTCCGGGAACATCTCCCCCGCAGGGCCATCGTCCTCAGCGCCGCCAAGGGCCTGGAACCGAAGTCCCTGAAGCGGATGAGCGTCGTGCTGGCGGAGACCCTGGCCACCCGCCGGGTGGGGGTGATCTCCGGGCCGAGCCACGCCGAAGAAGTGGCCCGCGGACTGCCCACCACCGTGGTGGTGGCATCCGACGACCACGATGTGGCGTTTCAGGCCCAGGCCATCCTCATGGAAGATAATTTCCGGGTATACTCCCACGACGACGTGATCGGCGTGGAGCTGGGGGGAGTGCTCAAAAACGTCATCGCCATCGCCGCCGGAATTTCCGACGGCTCCGGCCTGGGGGACAACGCCAAGGCCGCGCTCCTGACCCGGGGGATGGTGGAGATCGCCCGCCTCAGCCGGGCGATGGGGGGGAAAGTCGAGACCAGTTGGGGGTTGTCGGGAATCGGCGATTTGATCGCCACCTCCTTCAGCGAGTTCGGCCGCAACCTTCGGCTGGGCCGGATGGTGGGCCGGGGCGTGAGCGTGGAGGCGGCCCTGGCTTCCACGGAGATGGTGGTGGAGGGGGTGGGGGCTTCCCGCGCGGTACGGGCCCTGGCCGCGAAAGTGGGCGTGGAGATGCCCATCACCGAACAGGTCTACCTGGTCCTGCACGAGGGGAAGAACCCCCAGGAAGCGGTCAGGGACCTGATGACCCGGGCCCCCCGGACGGAGTGA